The genomic window GaggaaacaaataataaagatatattatcaCAATGTGATGACAAACATGgtaagttattttcaaaaaaaccacTTTCTTTCAGATAGTCATTTTATAAGtctcactaaaaaaaatattgtctttaGATTTGTTAAAAGAACGATTGATAATGGATAAACACAATTTAAGTTTGGCCTGTGAACACTTGGGTATTACTTCTGATGGACTTATATCAAAAACTCAATTATTTGATGTAATCCAACATTTTGACtgcaatgaaaaattatttgagaaaatcaatgataaatattctAATGACAGAATACCAATTAAAGAAGTTCTCGAATTAATCAGTTGTTTAGATTACCGATCTGTTTCACCAAATTCTGAAACATCAACATCAGGTGTCTCTTcaacatcatattatcatagagAAGATAATTTACCAAACTCAATGTTAGTGttcataatttactataaataatttatcatgggagttaatatttatgttttatttataggatGGTGAGTATAAGTACTATTATTGAACTTTGGGAAAGTTGTGGTATACCAGAATCTATTAACCTATTACAAGAACTAGGGATTGATACATCCCTGGATTCTGTTTATGTACCTGATCTAGTAACAACTATCAGCAATCAACTCCATAAAGTtcgaaataattttgttgattcTTCATTAACAGAATATGATTCAATTAATACACCATTTATTTTGCTAAAAGCTCTAAGTTCATTGAATGAATATCAGGTTAAATGGCTCAAGTaagaacataattaaaattgattctaCTTTCtcgattatttatacattttttttcttgcagAATGATTATTGAGCAAATGAATTGTGAAAGAgataaattaaagtatgatGTTGATACTGCCAATAACAGAGCAGTAATGCTTGCGCAAGAAGTTGATGAAAATCATATGCGATTGGAAAAATCTTCAGCAAATAAAATTGCgtaagaattaaatttaaagacactatatgtattacaataaacaaacATTCTAATTAAGAAATGCAATGTAATTTAGTGCTCTAGAACACAAACACCAAGAAGAACGAAAAACACTCATTGATCAATGGGGTTCAGAAAAAGATCAATTACTTAACCAAAACATTTTGCTCAATGATAAACTACAACaagtacaaaattatgaaaacgaATTACAATctgaacttttaaataataaaaaagtatgttattatagaaaatttatcattaaatttatttactgataattttaatttaaatttttgtatatatatagcaaCTTAACTTATTAGAAAGTGAAAATGCtgcattaaataaacaattagatgatgtaaaacaaaaaaatatttcattagaaGTTCAAGTTCAAGAAATTCCACAGTTAAAACTGAAAGTAAtgtatcttttaatttattcttttatatatatttaatttatttccctATTCAAGAACCTAACCATAGTTTACATTATCCTTTGTTagcttatcaaaaaaaaaaaaaaaacttgaaattatagcggttaatttttaacatataatttaaaaatattttaagtactaagtaaaatttagtctttagtatattattcttaaaaaaaaaaaatgattgattttaagtttatctttttatttatttaattaaaatataggaaCTAGAACTGGAATCtaataatgaacaaattatTGATCTCGTGcaaaaaattgattgtttgaaaaatgaaaataagtgTCTTAGAGATCAAAACGATGAATTGGCTATGGAGCTTGAAGCaactaaaatgtttgtactggaatattattaagtattaactgttaaaaaatttaggatttatttataatagttttgtgGTTTTTTTAGGATAGAAAATGTGGGTACTGATAGGTCATTTGACAGCAATGTCAGGAATTTCTTGGCAGAAAAAAATAGTCCGAACTGCTTTGGCAAAGTAAAAGAATTTACTACGGAATTTTCTACCGAGGAAGGTGGGAGTGATTGTACAAATACATTTGATACATATACAATTGAGTCTGAATTTGAAACATggaataaagtaaataaaacatttagcactatatatttgacattttttatatttttatgttgtttgGTAGGttgaaaattctcaaaaatcaGATCATGAATCCCCTCAGACATCTTTAATGcttgtgaataatataaaaacaactctATCCACTCAACCACACATTGAATTATgtcatttaaatgaattaatcgATTATTTGGAACATATGAAACAAACACCAAAATCAGATCATTCACAACAGATTGAGCTAAAAGAGTCTTTAGAATCTTTGCAAGAATCTCCAAATAGTTTTATGACTTCTTcacctttaaataaatatccaaCCAGAAGATCATTGAATAAgcaatttgaaaattcaatggAAACAGAGTTTATTGGTTCTACATTGATAGAAGTTACAAATGGCagtgttgaaaaattaaaacaaatgtacAATCAATGTAAATTAGAAAATCAAGAGCTGCGTGACAAGTGTGAAAAGATTGAAAAATACTGGGAATCTAGGTATAATCAACTTTGTGAAGTAGCAGACAAAGCTCTGGATGAGGCTAAACGATTAAAAGATGAAAGTACTGAATTAGAAAAAGGTATGGATGCATTGCGCAATGAATACTTTGAATGTGAAGAATATTGGTCATTAAAATTAGAAGAAGAACGTAAACTAAACGAATtggttagtatttttaattttcttgttAAGTTATTagctgtttattttataatgattgatttgtcttaatttcattaaactataatacttaaaagtattaaaagcaTAACAGCTTTATTTTCTGTATGcataattgttgtaaaatttgtattttttcctgtataaaaattaagaattgaaTGTTTACTTAGGAGAAAAAAGTTAGTgaagaaaaattgaataatctagaagtcaaaattaaagaatatagTGATATGTTAGAAGATACAactgataataaattaccttCAATAGATGAAAATGCTGAACTCGAAGaacaagtaattatttttttcaaaatattttttatctgcatttttacttaagtaatttataatattttcacagaTCAATTGCGTTCAACAAGAATTTTCTAGCTACTGTGTAAAAATCGAAGAAGAGATGGAAAAGCTTAaacttgaaaatgaaaaattgaaatctcAAATTATCATTCCAGTTGAAAAAGTTGACCGTGAAGTTCCTAACTGTCAATTTAAAGAAGAATGTGAGAAATGCctcgaaaatttaaaagtatgttttctctattatatataatatcaaatttatatttatttatgttattttgctATTTAGACAAATGGCGAATTTAAAAACAAGcagtttgatttaaaaaaaaatcgtgaaaAGTTAGGTATAGAGTGCCGAAGTCTGTTGCAGCGAAGGAGTGCActtaaaaacgaaatattgCAATTACAAGAATATCTTAATGTCCTTTCAGTAAGTAGTTACAgttgatatttaatactaaaatactttgGTTTTTActcttgtgttaaatttgaacattatttaactcataaatattttatttagaatacttTTTTCCTATTACCCATTGCAATATTTGCTGATCCATATTGATGAAGTTGTTTGTTATATCTGTAACATCTgctaaaagtatatttattggtttccataaaacatataatatgacaagTGCCAATCAAATAGTGTAcatattgatgtattaaataaaataacaagctTTCCTAAAGAGCATACATCAGTTCTGCTCACTCTCCCCCTTCTACTGATTATTACCTATGTTGTTGTGTAAAAGATGTGCCCTCCCGGATTGAAACTGGTTGCcacctaatgtacagtagAAACTCATTAATTCGGACTATTATTGAAGCTTTAGATTGTCcggtttaaacaaaataaccaaaaacagtgtattattgatttgataatatgtattttaatatatagaacacaaatgtatagtaataatagataaCACGAATGACAATATGTTATTGACATTAATtatggtatactatacttacgATAACATGTgggaattttatgaaatttgagAATTGAAAACAGCCTTAAACAGCTGTCCAAATTGAGCAAAGTCCAGTCTATTCTCTTTTGGAACGTgtatagattaataaaaaaaaaacataatttatctgTATGGCATAAGTTATGAGCCAACTTTAGCTAAACTGATAGATTatcatgttaataaattatatggatTTGCTTATATTGAAAACCATCATTGTGTTTCAGAATACCCACAAAGATTTCTTCATGCGTAAAGAAATTAGTCAAGCAAATCAAGTATCCATAGAAGCTAAGAGGTGCAAAGAACTAGAAAAAAGGCTACATGACGAACAGGCCAGACATCAAAAGTTGACTAATGGTcagtaaaactaatataatatagtaatgctATTTTGGAAGATTCTTTTAACAGACAacacatataattttgaaaaggagtttttttttaaatataatttaaagttattagttattacaaagtttaaaaaaagcatCATTAATTGatacttttcattttttaaatttttactttttaatctcGAGCTGTAGAGTAGCAGcactaatataacttatataatctCTCAAAACATAGGTCTATTACTTGtaaagttaacaaaaaaaaaaaatattaaattaattattattacttcaagaaatattcaaaattaaaattcaatgttttaaattatcttatcattataacaattaaaatttaaaaagagttCTGATTAGGAGTTACCAAAGATTTACCAACTCAGAGAAACAAAATCTGGAAGTAGATCAAATTGTATAGCCAGTGTTTATTTTAAGGGGGTGACTAAAAGAGTAATACCTTCCCCCTCccgcaaaataattttgaacatttatgaTACTCTCCCTTCTTTGGGATAAAAGGTCTGAAATAAACACTGGTTGTatctatttagaaaaataattatctataaaaatattttatttgaatatcacaatacgttaaaaaataccaaattaagagcattttaataatatatttgttttttattctaagtattataaatttgtttttgattaatgataacttaaaattgttgaaatacattaaatgtcTTAAActcttgaacatttttttgtaatattattttgaatattattttatttatttaaatctttactttataaaaataaaaagcagaTACACatcttggaaaaaaatattttagagaaaaaaattaaatgaaaatgaattgGACTATgaatctaattaattaattaattaaattattttgttaacttCTAAAGTAGTCAAATTTgatcataaaaactttttcaatGAGATTAttgtgttgaaaatattttgttatttaacccATAATACATCTTTAATAacctttgatttttaatttattttaccttattGAGTATACATTGATTTGATTGTgtatgtaaatgtttttaaatttagccaTATGGAACGAGCATCAGTCAAAGATTGATATGGTACACAAATTATTGCGGTCATCACAAGATAAACTCgaagaacaaattaaaatgagaAATGAACAAGTTAGTGTcgtatcatattttgtttattttttaatcaaaataagacatgtttataaaaaaaattctgtatctactgatattgttttttttttcagaataaaCAACTCATGAGCGCTGATATGATTGTTAAAGAACTTTTCATCGAAAATGCCAAACTGATGTCAATGATTCATAGCCTCCAAACACAAATTGACCAttcatcaaattataattcggtgtaattggtattattactactactactattattattatttaatgttttttcccactaattgttttttaaaatactgtgCAATAATGTGCAGCTTATTTTACCCACATATGTAGCTTTAAGGACTTAAACACTTCTAGTTTTTTAAAGTGTGGATCTTTATCttttttgttctattttttattatcattttttttaaatttattattaataataagttaagtttaaatatgtttcctaagtataaaattactgAAAACAGTGCCTTAAACAAGGAGCTTACTATATAAGGGTTCATCCTATAGAGcctttatgtttatatatatacgtaaattaCAGCAGGGTAATTTTAAAGTGACaaaatatccaataaaaaaaaaaaaaaaaacaatatattctattgtattttagtCAATCTATTATCatactattgttatattatatattaatgatgtAACTTTTGTTGTGTTTACTGTTAATTACTTTTAGGCTATATTGCATGAATGaatgtaataacaattattatttattgtaacatatttactatttagtcaTTAGTCAGATTATTCTACTACATAgttcttcaattttaattgcattaatataacattgattATCTCGaatctaaacaaaatttaccAATTGGAATTTAATCTGACTAATGgctatttttgtttaacaattACTATTAATCTAATGATCTTAGCACTGTAAgctttttttatctatatttatgtatacttagGCATTGTTTTTTCACCAACTTTTCACATCTTAGTATACAACACACAGTGTAGTTTGATTTGTTAACTTGGAGATGagacaattttattgaaaatttgatattgCATTATTACCTCTATAATCCATTTTTTGTGCATGGTTTGATAAATCAACACACATGTTTAATATGTCtagtcatttttataaactcaaatcatctttaaaataaaagattgtcacagtacaatttttatcataacaatACTAGTCAGGTTTCTTTATCTCATCTCTAAGTGCATGTAGTTGTAATGGTTTTTgttttggaaattatttttgtaaaatttaacttatcaaGGCACAAAATAAATGGTTGTGTTGGATGAGAAGCCGTAGGATGTTGGCCTAAAATATCAGATTTTACTTGTTCAGATttgaataatagttaaataataaatagtttaaattacgTGTTTACGGCTCATTACAAACCAACCGAATTattactctttttttttattattattttattattaaatgtttttttgtttgtaactCAATTTCtagttctatttatttttttgttattcctTTATGTtaactaataagttaataagcttaaatatcataatgttatcatatattatttcacacaTAACATAAAGTAGCCAAAgacttgtttattattataaataattaaagttatgatataaaatgtattagtatatGAGTTTTTGTAGTCAACTTACACACTAATTCTGAGAATCATTTGatcttaacattaaattacttgtttaaaaaaatacataaaaagaaaatagttataaaaaatctgtTTATGTATGTACACTAAACGAgcaaaagtataaaagtatgaCTAAgtcttgtataaataaaattaaaggtttaaattgtgtaattaaaaagttgacagaaatattcaaatattaaatataattaatttaattaacaaagatataagaataaaataaatatttatcttaaaccTGGACCCAATATAGTGGGTCTAAAAGAGCGCTTCTCCTGTTCTTTCTTCTTGTTTGGATCTGGCAAAAAGCACTTCCACATTCGCAAAGTTTCATCTGCACCAGCTGAGAGGACTGTTGATCCATCTGGTGACATTGCCAAATTCAGAATACGATTTGTGTGTCCAGTAAGCTCAGCAACcttataaatagaattaaaaattaaataatcatgatatttaatgaaaacgtGTTTTGCTGTCAATTAACTTACTTTGGTTAGTGAAGGATATTTCCAAATTGTGAGTTGGTTATTTGCAAAACCGTGCGCTGATACCAATTCTCTGTAAGTTTTTGACCACAGAATAGCGCACACCTGTGAATTGGCATTGACTGAATTAATACATTGACCGTTGTTGCAATTCCAAAATCTGATAGTTCTGTCAGCTGTTCCACCACCACTGGCTAGTACATTGGTTTGCCACGGACACCAGTCTAATGCTTTAACGGCAGCTTGATGTTGACTAAAGTAAACATATAGAAAATTATGCATTGTTTGGTTATACATTAGATTTtctaaatatcttaatatttatttatttttaataataaaataagggcatgtacctaataaacaatttattataaatgcaacaaaatcaaaattattatgaaggtaaaaaatattacctgaAACTGTATATTGGTTCAGATTGGTAAGTTGCTTGGCCTGGTAAGCCACTGTACACATTCAACAGGTTGTCATTGCCTCCACTGGCTAAATAACGACCGTCAGTTGACCATTTAAGACCACAAACCTATAAgaaaccaaataaaattatattaaatacttaatcgGTATGACATCAAGATcaactatacaaaatatattcaatatggaTTGGTACATACTTCTTGAGTGTGGGATTGAATCGTACCAACAATGTGTTCTCTCTGTCTGACATCGTTGTGAACAAGTTCTCCATTTCTGCAACCAGTAGTTAATATATGACTGTTCCAAGACATTGCACCTACTCTTGAACTATGACTGTTCATTATACGCAGCCGTTTAGTCTGTGATGCATCCCATaactaaattcataaataatataattagtttataaatgtattgtgcTCGACAACAAGTATTCTACATACTTGTACAGGTCCTAAAGCAGTTCCAACACTTAAAAGGTTTCCATTGGGTACCCAACTTAGAGAAGTAACATAGTCTGCACCTTCTAAATCTAACAGTTGATCAATGGCTCCTGAGTCAGCATTCCAAAGATATACACTTGTCCCCAAGGCGACGGCCAATATGTTGGAAAAGCTCCagtcaattaaatttagatctgttaaaaataaaagatgttATCTATAGTGGTATggataattaatgatatactGTACAATAGTCGTCAACAATTTCAGGAGCATCCAAAATACGGTCTGGTGCGTGTGGTATATAACGAGTTGCTCCTCGTATATTCATGGGAGTCTTGGATTGACTATAAACTACTTTTAAAGCATTTTGATAaccctaaaataataataaattatataaatgcttgtaaaatataagttataataagctattaattatcatacctCTGGAGGAGCCGGTGCTTTATTTTGATAAGATAGAACacgaacattatttatatcacaacCATGGAGATTCTCAGACATAGCTTTTCTGTAGTCTGTTTGAGTGGGACTTAAGTCTAGGTTTTCATTTTCTTGAttcatctataaaaataaattaaatcttttaattttaataatttgtaaagataaaaatcttaaatgtatttaaatatttaatatgtatttgtgaTTTACTTTGAAATTACTTATGTCGAAATTTGTAGACATTCTGGAAGGAATGAATCTGTCCCCACCAGGTGTTTTAGGTTTAGCTGGCGTGTTTGATGCTGATCTTgaagctattaaaataaatagttttaataagttgaaatatttaaaaatcaatatctataaatgtcactatttttttcacatgggtagatacaataattcaatatacaagtatacattaatatttaaaatactgttaaaaaaaatcaatatttgtttaattgtcTGAGCTTAAATTACACTAGGTATATTTAGTTTCCGATTTAGttcattatgataaataatgatggaagtaatgtaacaataaattttattaataagtgcGTCAAGATTCAGGACCCACATTCTTTTGAAATGTGtgtaaaatttatcaatatgttatattcaaattatatatttaattcaatatagaACATGACTAcatgagtaatattattattccttacTTTGTTTGACAGtagatgtatttttataactattagtaattaataattctggagagttaacatttaattttcgaggttttaatttatttcttttgaaaaatctatttaaatggtttttactCATGTTTAATggttacttttaataaatctgtAAACTACTTTTTATAGatggataaatataaaaacaattgacactataaataattattaatattataaatcaaattatagtatttgataagtgtatgtataaaattaattttgatcatCACAGTGACATAGAtgcaagttataattattaataacattactaACCTggtgattttgatttattaggtGTTTTTGATGGAGTCTTCTTGATAGCCATTAAATCATTAGTTTTTCTTGACGTAtttgaaaaactattaaataaaaatagttgaaaCATAATAAAGAACACGCCTCTTAAAGAGTACACACAAGCAATACATAAACATACACATACCTAGTACTTGATTCCACACTTTTCTTCATCCAACGCGGAGCTGGGCCATTGGTGATCGGCTCATCCATTCTTACAGCACTTTTAAGATCATTGACAAAAGTGAATTGAgacattctaaaattaattcgttgaaaattaaactactaatatttttcactGTGGAgtcaaaaaaaagttaaccaAAAACTTTGTTTgcaagaaacaaaaataaaaaaacgaaaaaatgtatgaaagttatgttataaataagaacTAATATTTGGTTTTAGATGTCATAATAAAAGCgtgttttatttacttacatgTGGATAACACGGCAAAAAACAAGAAGATTTACTAgaatgtagttaaaaatgttagcaaAATGTGAGAGTAAAAATTAaggattcaaataattaaaaataggagAGGAACCTTGGGGGaagtcaatttaaattaaggataaacaaaaaacaatggCTTTTTCAATCGACtacctatctattatttattaaagaataataatacacagtcTAATATCTGTAACAATCGgttgaaatagttttatttttgaacaaccgttgaaaatttaaaactttggaATCTTGAGTCCAAAAACAAGTTTTAACATGAAGTTATGTAAAATCAAGATTATAGCAACGAATGACTAACGATCGTCGACAGTAAGTTGTCCGTTGTccgttaaaaaatatggttttgaaTGTTTGGCACTATTAGAtagtattttatctatatctgTGATTACCGTGGTCATTGTTCAGATTTTGCTACCAAGTCCAAACGATAATAGCAGCGCTTTCTACTGCCGATgttcaaaactaaatttaaacactGCGATTTTTCACCGATAGGTAGCGTTGTGGTATATGATTTTAGTTTCCGAGTCACCAACCAcggttagatattatattattataatattataactataaatataaaataaatgagttatgaaaacaatttattttcattaaacacttcttatcgtttttaatgttttcataattacttaatattatataatattatgtatttataaaagtaaggAATCACggatatttaactataaaaaaatagttaatttgacTTTAAATTAACAGTACATACCTAGCCTCTAAtactttattgttaatttgtataacGTACGGACGAAAAGTGCGTGAAAAATAGATCTgagtttaacttttaactccAGCGTCATCTATCACTCCCATTacagcaattttttttagagggtttattttttggagaatttatttatcaattaatccTTAAATTGAGTAAGCACTTATTTTCGGATTGACAACTTAAGATAACTTAAGAAACTCTTAAGATTCTCTTTTAGTTAAATgatatttcacatttttctTAGTATTCCATCTTTTCTATGAGATCTCtggtattttgatataaatctCAAACCAGACAaatttttctagtttttttgaagtatagaATGTTAGTAAGTAAtaacgattaatatttataaaaactattttgttttctattatttatacctacaatatattaaatagatatattttaacgaatataatgtattacctatactcgtatgtataatatgttactggcattgtacctatacaat from Aphis gossypii isolate Hap1 chromosome 1, ASM2018417v2, whole genome shotgun sequence includes these protein-coding regions:
- the LOC114125386 gene encoding ninein-like; protein product: MEEPYEKELYNIFKSFDSDENDELDHKGVNGLCETLQLDFSQRKQLWSFLDQNSSVSFEQFRDALVYLANNGSKDETYSRDISPVREISPKYVFGEKKYGRRTKPREDSFTLNQSDITQDLNSSIPLTPRKLEYVHINPEFKLDEETNNKDILSQCDDKHDLLKERLIMDKHNLSLACEHLGITSDGLISKTQLFDVIQHFDCNEKLFEKINDKYSNDRIPIKEVLELISCLDYRSVSPNSETSTSGVSSTSYYHREDNLPNSMMVSISTIIELWESCGIPESINLLQELGIDTSLDSVYVPDLVTTISNQLHKVRNNFVDSSLTEYDSINTPFILLKALSSLNEYQVKWLKMIIEQMNCERDKLKYDVDTANNRAVMLAQEVDENHMRLEKSSANKIAALEHKHQEERKTLIDQWGSEKDQLLNQNILLNDKLQQVQNYENELQSELLNNKKQLNLLESENAALNKQLDDVKQKNISLEVQVQEIPQLKLKELELESNNEQIIDLVQKIDCLKNENKCLRDQNDELAMELEATKMIENVGTDRSFDSNVRNFLAEKNSPNCFGKVKEFTTEFSTEEGGSDCTNTFDTYTIESEFETWNKVENSQKSDHESPQTSLMLVNNIKTTLSTQPHIELCHLNELIDYLEHMKQTPKSDHSQQIELKESLESLQESPNSFMTSSPLNKYPTRRSLNKQFENSMETEFIGSTLIEVTNGSVEKLKQMYNQCKLENQELRDKCEKIEKYWESRYNQLCEVADKALDEAKRLKDESTELEKGMDALRNEYFECEEYWSLKLEEERKLNELEKKVSEEKLNNLEVKIKEYSDMLEDTTDNKLPSIDENAELEEQINCVQQEFSSYCVKIEEEMEKLKLENEKLKSQIIIPVEKVDREVPNCQFKEECEKCLENLKTNGEFKNKQFDLKKNREKLGIECRSLLQRRSALKNEILQLQEYLNVLSNTHKDFFMRKEISQANQVSIEAKRCKELEKRLHDEQARHQKLTNAIWNEHQSKIDMVHKLLRSSQDKLEEQIKMRNEQNKQLMSADMIVKELFIENAKLMSMIHSLQTQIDHSSNYNSV
- the LOC114125387 gene encoding cell division cycle protein 20 homolog translates to MSQFTFVNDLKSAVRMDEPITNGPAPRWMKKSVESSTSFSNTSRKTNDLMAIKKTPSKTPNKSKSPASRSASNTPAKPKTPGGDRFIPSRMSTNFDISNFKMNQENENLDLSPTQTDYRKAMSENLHGCDINNVRVLSYQNKAPAPPEGYQNALKVVYSQSKTPMNIRGATRYIPHAPDRILDAPEIVDDYYLNLIDWSFSNILAVALGTSVYLWNADSGAIDQLLDLEGADYVTSLSWVPNGNLLSVGTALGPVQLWDASQTKRLRIMNSHSSRVGAMSWNSHILTTGCRNGELVHNDVRQREHIVGTIQSHTQEVCGLKWSTDGRYLASGGNDNLLNVYSGLPGQATYQSEPIYSFSQHQAAVKALDWCPWQTNVLASGGGTADRTIRFWNCNNGQCINSVNANSQVCAILWSKTYRELVSAHGFANNQLTIWKYPSLTKVAELTGHTNRILNLAMSPDGSTVLSAGADETLRMWKCFLPDPNKKKEQEKRSFRPTILGPGLR